A single window of Nicotiana tomentosiformis chromosome 1, ASM39032v3, whole genome shotgun sequence DNA harbors:
- the LOC104095696 gene encoding uncharacterized protein, whose translation MDNGKQHTVYLRKKVCSCRSWMLKGILCPHAICAMYYDNVEPIDFIDSCYNKETYLLTYSNLIQSLSNMPMWPESTNPSVAPPVVKSMSGRPKKIRRKETNEPKKSGKLPKIGLAMTCSLCHERGHNTRGCTKSERLGASSSTDAAKPSLSGNGKGRSKKSTTNEGDPTVKRGRGRPRKTTNVSTANAPDIAPSASIGAEFPSTSSLGSWFTCSALSSAPPDTTTNISVVAGISSTTGGRGRGRGRGGRSTIYHSLESWFSCSAPNASDIVSAASISSVAPSSSTATRGRGRGLGILTPYKRPRLMGMGVFQDENGFTTINTRMPSSRIVSTRSLTKITRSTDVTGDIGFKPTSRLKWKGK comes from the exons ATGGATAATGGTAAACAACATACTGTGTACCTTAGAAAGAAGGTTTGTAGTTGCAGATCTTGGATGTTAAAGGGAATATTATGTCCACATGCCATATGTGCAATGTATTATGACAATGTTGAACCAATTGACTTCATTGATAGCTGCTACAACAAGGAGACATATTTGTTAACTTATTCTAATTTAATTCAATCATTGAGTAATATGCCAATGTGGCCTGAATCTACTAACCCTTCTGTTGCACCACCAGTTGTCAAAAGCATGTCTGGCAGACCAAAAAAGATTAGAAGGAAAGAGACAAATGAACCTAAGAAGTCTGGTAAATTACCTAAAATTGGTCTTGCAATGACATGTAGCCTCTGTCATGAGAGGGGTCACAACACAAGAGGGTGTACAAAGAGTGAAAGACTTGGTGCTAGTTCATCAACAGATGCTGCAAAACCATCACTTTCAGGAAATGGAAAAGGCAGATCAAAG AAATCAACTACTAATGAAGGTGATCCTACTGTAAAAAGAGGAAGAGGTAGACCAAGGAAAACAACTAATGTATCTACTGCTAATGCACCTGATATTGCACCTAGTGCATCTATTGGTGCTGAATTTCCATCAACTTCTTCACTTGGCAGTTGGTTTACCTGTTCTGCTCTTAGTTCTGCACCTCCTGATACAACAACTAATATTTCTGTTGTTGCTGGAATTTCTTCAACAACTGGAGGCaggggaagaggaagaggaaggggAGGAAGGTCCACAATATATCATTCACTTGAAAGTTGGTTTTCATGTTCAGCTCCAAATGCTTCTGATATTGTATCTGCTGCATCTATTTCATCTGTTGCACCTAGTTCATCCACTGCTACTAGAGGAAGGGGAAGGGGTCTTGGAATCTTAACACCATATAAAAGGCCAAGACTGATGGGAATGGGTGTGTTTCAGGATGAGAATGGCTTCACAACTATTAAT ACTAGGATGCCAAGTAGCAGAATAGTATCCACTAGATCATTAACAAAGATAACAAGATCAACTGATGTTACTGGTGACATTGGTTTCAAACCAACAAGTAGACTGAAGTGGAAAGGAAAATAA